The sequence below is a genomic window from Sorangiineae bacterium MSr12523.
TGCTGGCGGTCACCAAGCGACCCGGCGAGCCGCTAAAGGACTATGCCGCGCGCATTCTTGCCACCCCGGGGGCATTGCTCGTGAAAGAGGCGGACTTGGCGCACAATGCGGATCCTGTCCGACTTGCGGCGCTGGATCCCGCGGCGCGCGATCGATTGACGGCAAAGTACGCGATGGTCCGCGCGCTGCTTGGCGTGTAGCGTCTGCGTTGCAAGAGCAACGTTGCACGATGCATCGTGCAACGCGGGTTGGTCGGCGGCACCGAGAAACGTCGCGTAGAGCCTACGGGCCGCGCTTTGCATGAGATAGGCGCGATGGCCGCGGCCGCAGCGCAGAGTGCAAAAGCGAAGAGCAACCACGCGGCCCCTTCCAAGGGGGCGGCGGCGGCCGTGCCGGGAAAGGCTCCGAAGCGTCCCGCATCGCCGTCGGGCCGGATGACGGCGAAGGAGGCCCACGTCGCACGGGGCGATATTGTTGCGCCGGCAACATCGGGCGAGGCTGGCGTGGCGCCGGTACGATTGACGGCGAAGGAGCGCGCACGATTGCAGGCCGTGACGTCGCGTGCGGGTGAGCAAGGGCAATCCGCCAAGATGCACCAAAGTGCGCAGTCGGCCACCGAGGAGGCACGCGCCGCAGCCCGGGAGCCGAAGGCGGAGGCGGACGGCAAGGCGCTCGGAGAGCACGCGGCCAAGCTCGAGGACAGTGCGCCGCCCGATCCCGAGATCGTGAAGAAGGCCGCCCGCATTCGACAATTGATTCGCGAAAAGCGGCCGCTGGATGAGGACGATCTTGGCAAGGCAAAACCGCGTGAGATGGCCCAGGCTGCGGGTGAAGAGGTTGCCGGCGATGTGCGTGCGGCCGCGCAAGGCGTGAAAACCGGGTACGAGCCGGTTCACGACAAGCCGGAGGGGCACGTCACCAAGGAGGTGCTGCCCATTCCGCCGCTGGCCGCGGCGCCCCCCGCCCCCGCGGTGAACGCGGCAACGGCAGCGCCGGATCCCGTGGCGGCTGGGGAGGTGTCGCTCGAGGCCGACAAGAATGCGATGGCCTCGCGAAGCAAGGCGGCGGGCCTCGACCGACCCGAGGCGGCACTCGTTCAAGACGGGCCGGTGGCAGCAGCACGGGCGGCGCGCGGTGAGTTCGGCGAGCTCGCGATTTGGGGCCCGGCGCAGGTCGTCAAGGGAGACAAGGAGCTGCGCGCGGCGGCGACCGCGGACTTCGCGCAGGCCGAGGCGCAAGCCCTCGCCCGGATGAAAAAGGCGCGGGCTGACAAGCTGGCGGCCGTCGAGGGCGAAAAGATCGGGGCCATCTCCGCCGAGGAGAGGAAACGCGAGGCGCTTGGAAAGACGCTCGAGGCCATTTACGCAGTCGCCGAGGACAAAGTGCGCGCGAAGCTCGAGCCGCTGGCCGACCGCGCGACCAAGATGTGGGACGACGGGCTCGACCCGATCAGCAAGAACTTCGAGCAGACGCTCGCGCGCGTCGACCATTGGATCAAAGAACGGCGCGAGTCGACGCTGTCGAGCATCCGCGACTTCTTCGCCGGATTGCCGGATTGGATCGTCGAGGCCTACGACAAGGCCGAAACGGAGTTCGGCGAGCAGATCGGCGAACTGGCCATTTCGGTCAGCAAGTGGGTCAACACCGTCATTCGCGATTGCCAGCAGATCATCGCGGAAGCGCGGCGCGAGATCCAGAAGACCATTGCAGGCCTCGACGGCTCCTTCAAGGAATTCGCGCTCGACAAAGAGGCGGAGATCGGGAAGAAGTTCGACGCCCTCTCGACCGAGGTGGAGGGCGCGCGCAAGAACTTCACGCAGGAGCTCACGGGCAAGCTCACGTCCACCGTCGCCGAGAAACGCGCCAAGGTCGACGCGCTCCGCGAGCAGTCGAAGGGCCTCTGGCAGAAATTCGAAGATGCGGTCGGCGAGTTCATCGACGATCCGGTGCGGGCGATCGTCAATGGCTTGCTTCGCATCGTGGGCATCCCGCCGGCATCGTTCTGGGCACTGGTCGACAAGTTCGGCGCGGTCGTCGATCAGATTGCCGACAAGCCGATGGTGTTCGCGAACAACCTGCTCGAGGCGCTGAAGCTCGGGTTCAATCAGTTCAAGGACAACATCGTCTCCCATCTGGGCAAGGGCCTTCTGACGTGGCTCACGTCGAAGATGAAAGACGCCGGCATCGTCCCGCCGTCGGACTTCAGCGTGAAGTCGTTGCTGACGTTCTTCCTGCAGATCCTGGGGGTGTCCTGGCCAAAGATTCGCGCGAAGCTGGTCAAACACATCGGCGAAAAGAACATCGCGCGCATCGAGCTCGCCGTGCAGTTCCTGACGACCTTCATCAACGAGGGCTGGGAAGGCCTCTGGAAGCTGGTCAAGGACAAGCTGGATCCCGAACAAATCGTCACCGCGGTCAAGGAAGCCATCGTCAGCTACGTCACGCAAGCCGTCGTAACCAGGGCAGTCGAGTGGGTCGTCTCCCTCTTCAACCCCGCCGGCGCCGTCTTCCAAGCGCTCAAGCTGATTTACAACGCCGTCATGTGGGTCGTGAACAACGCCGCCCGCATCTTCAGCCTCGTCGAAGCCGTGGTGAATGGCGCGGCGAACATCCTCTCGGGCGCCATCGGCGGCGCCGCGAATCTGATCGAGAAGGCCCTGGGCATGCTGGTGCCGGTCGTGATCGACTTGTTCGCGCGGCTGCTCGGGTTGGGGGGCATTCCCGATGAAGTGAAGAAGACCGTGGGCGGGCTGCAAGCCGCGGTGGATGCGGGGTTGGACAAGGTGATCGATTGGGTGGCTGCCAAGCTAGCCCTCAGTGACCCACCATCGAACAGTGTAGCGAAGAAGGACGCGCAACTGGACAGTCAAATGGATGGGGAGACGGCTGTCGATCCAAACGCGCGAACGAACGACGAGCAAAGAAGTAGAGCCGTGAAGATCAAGGCGCGAGTCATGCTTTCCGGACCGATTGCGGCGAAGATCCACGATCGGGAGACGCTGCTGAATATCCTTGATAACATCTTGAGGTCGCTCCGTCCCGAGGGGCTCAAAACTCTGAAAGCAGCTCCGGTCGAAGGCCGATCGCAGGACTTCAGGATAGTCGCGAGTGCCAGTGCGGAGGAAGAGGTTGGCAAGGCACATTTCGAATCCGGTGAGACGATTAAGCTCGCGGAGGAAGTCAACAAGGCCAGCGACGATGCAAAAGCGCGCCGCTTTCTCTTTCGAGCGGACGACGAATGGGTCGTCGGGACTCCCATCGGGCTGCCTCTCGACAGTGAAGAAGCCAATACCGCAGATATTCAAACACCGTGGGAGCACGTTAGCGAAAAGAAGGGAACGATGACCAGCCGGTATGTGTCCTTCTCGGAGATCATCGGAAGCCACAAAGGTGGAGCGGCAAAATTCACTCGTAAAGACATTATCGCCAAAGCGGTATGGGAGGCGTTGCAGACTCTGCAGAAGGAGGGGAAAATTCGGATACTTACGCCGAATGACGTGGTTGCTATGATGCAGGCTGAGAAGCCAAAGGTCCGAAGGCTTGCAAGCGCTGTCAAGGCAGATATGGAGAAGAACAAAGAGATTCTCATCGAAGGTCAAATCCCCGCCGAATATCTCACGCGAGCAAAACAATGAAGAAGACTCGTACCCCCGATGCAATAGAACGCGAGAAGAGGTTGGACGAAGCCATCGCTCAGTCGGCGGATGGGCTGTTCGAACTTCTGTTGGAATCCATTTCGGATGTAGATTCTGAGGTGCGTGAGACCGCAGCATACGGGCTCGGTGAGTTAGCCGACGCACGAGGCATTCCTCTCTTGATCGAGTTGGTCGAACGTGATGTCGACGAAAAGGTCGTCTTGCACGCGCTCGTATCGATGGAGTCATTCCGGGACTCACGTATTCACCAATGCCTCCTTCGAGAGGCCGTGCGTATACGGGCTACGCGCTCGCCGCGTCAACATGTAGCACGACAGCTGCGCTGGTATGATTCCCAAGAATCCGTGGATGCATTGCGTGCTCTGCTCACGCAAGACGACGCCTTGGTGAGTCAGTTGGCCGAAGAGTCCTTAATCGTCCTACGACCGGCCGAACGCGAATTGTGGGAGAGGATTGTGGCCGGGGGAAAATCTTGAGTTGAAGTCGATTGTCTTGAACGAAAACTAGAAACAGTGCTGCAGCTCGAACCTGGGTGAGATATTGAGCGAACAGGTTGTCATAGCTTCCGCAGAGTTGGATATCAGGGGCCTCAACGCGGTGCCCTCGAGCGCGAATGCGTGGGTGCGGGCCATTCTTGTGGTGCTCGAGCAGGAACTCGATGCCGCCCTAGAGTTGAATACGTCATGGATTGCTATTCCCAGGCTCGAGCTCGATTTGCGAATCGACGCTGGAGACGATCCGCGGGCAATAGCCGATGCCGTGGGGAAGGCCATCGCAATGGAAGTGCTTTTGGCGGCATCGCAAGAGAGCGGGCCCGTGAACGGGCTGCGACGAGACGTTCGTCCGCCGATGGAGCTTATCCGCTTGGCGCAAAAGGTTCGAAGTGGGCGGGGGTTGGGTGATGTCGACGCCCTCGGCACGACGGACGACGAGTTTGATTTGGGCAATAAACTGATTGAGCCCGCGGAAGCGTGGCTCGGCTTGGCGGGAGCGCAACGTGTGCTCGAAGCCCTTGGTCAGCTGGCGCGGGTGGGGCGGCTCGGGGTGATCTTGGCGGCAGATTTGTCGGTCATTGTTGCGATTCTCGAACGGGTGCGTGGCCAGCTTGGCGATGTTGGTTCGGCGAGCTGTACGCCCGCGGACGTCGAGCGGGTGGCGGTTCGGTTCGAGCGTGCAGCGGATCGGGCACTTGCGCGCATCGGCGGGGCTCGCGATAGCGTTGGAAGCGGCGGGGTGGATGTGCACGCGTTGCGGCGGCTTCTCCTGGGGATCGCCGAGCTTTCGCGGATCTCGCCCGAGTTGATTCTTGCGTCGCCGACCACGGTGTCGGCGTTGTTGGTGCTTCTGCAGCGCGTGTTGCTGACCGATGCTCGCCCGCGCGGAAATGACGGAGAGAGCGCGCGGAGCGAGGTCGCGGCGCCGCTGGACGCCTCGCGAACTGCCGATTCGATCCGCGAGGCTGGGCGCCCGCTCCTCCCGGAGAGCGCAATGCCTCGCGACACGAAAACGCACGCGCCGGTTACCGCGGAGACTCCCTTCCCTGCACTCGATTCTCCCGTCGGTCCCATTTCCCTCGACGAGGACCCCCTCGCCGTCGAGCCCTTCATCTACGCCACGCGCATCGCGGGCCTCGCCCTCTTCGTTCGTCCGCTGCTCGATCTTGGTATGGCCCAGGCCCTCGAGGCCATTCATCCTGAGCCCACGTTTGCGCTCTTCGAGGTACTCCGGCGCATTGCGCTTTGCGTGCTCGGTCGCGAGCCCCATGATGAATACGCGATCGCGGCCCTCGCGGGGCTTCTCGATGTGCCGCCCGCCGACGAGCTCGCCCTCGACGCCGAGCAATGGCCCCCCGCCGAATGTGCCGCGTTTGCGCTGGCCGCGTGCGACCAGAACGAGAACGACACCGCGGCCCACAGCCGCGACACGGCATGTGACGCATGGGCGCGCGCCTGCGTCGGGGAGGTTCGCTCACGGCTCCAGGAGGTCGATCCCACCGTGGACCTCGCCCACGATGTTCTCTCCCTCGAAGGCCGCCTCGTCCCCACGGAGGATGCCCTCGAAGTGCACCTTCCCTTTACGCCCGCGTACGAGCCCCTGCTTCGCGCGGGGCTCCTGCTCGATAGCCCGTATGTGCCGTGGCTCGGTCGGCGGGACTTGAGGCTCGTTTTCGAGAATCGGCCTTACGGACTTCACGAACCATGAAACCCAATGATGAATCCCCGGAGTCCCCGCCCATGAGAGCCACCCTCGCGCTCGTCGTTCGGTTTGCCGCGCATGCCATTGCGGAAGCGCTCGCGCGTCGCAGCCCAGGAGCGGACACCTATTCGCCGCGTGCCGAGGTGGAACGGCTCGTGGCGGAGCTTTCCGCGCTCGATGCGGCAAGGACGGGGCTCGAACCGGGGGGGGCCGCGGAGCTTGCGCGCGACACACTCGATGACCTTGCGGAGTGGGACGGTGGCGATCCCCTCTTTCGTGCCGAGCGCGTCGTGGCAACGACCCGCATCGAACGCGACGTGTTTCGCCTCTTGCTCGCGTGCAGCCTCGACCCGCGCACGGGGATCCTCATGGCGCACCTGCACGACGCACTCAACGAGACCCGCCCCACCGTCGGAGCGCTCGCGGAAATACTTCGCGATCCCATCGCGGTGCTCGGGGCCTTCGACCCGGCCTCGGACCTGCGGCGATGCCTGACCGCCTCGCTCGAGCCCGATGCGCTTGCCCACTATGCGCACGCTGCGCTCGACCCGCGCGTCGTGCGCTACGTGACCTCAGGCGAGCTATCCCCGCACGTCACCACGGCGGGCACGTACACCCTCACCTCGGCGGTGGTCGTCGCGGCCTCGACGCCGCTCGCATCCCGGCAGCGCGCCGAGCCCCTTCCTCGATATGGCACCCTCATCGTCTCCGGTCCGCCGGGCATCGGGCGGCGCTCACTCGGGTTGGCGCTTGCCGCACGCGAACAGCGTGCGGCACTCGTCCTCCAAACGCGTGCCGCCGATGCATCGGCGCTCGTCACGCGCGCCATCCGCGATGCGCAGTTCGCGGGGGCGCGGCTCATCGTCTCGGGTCCGCTCGACCCTCCGTCGGCCGAGCTCCTCGCCGCCGCTGCGGTGCCCGTGGCCCTTGTCCTCGATGCAGGCGTCACCCTTCCGGAGCCGTTCTACCAGCGCCCCTTCACGCCCGTGGAGCTCCCCCTCCCCTCGGCCCTCGA
It includes:
- a CDS encoding HEAT repeat domain-containing protein: MKKTRTPDAIEREKRLDEAIAQSADGLFELLLESISDVDSEVRETAAYGLGELADARGIPLLIELVERDVDEKVVLHALVSMESFRDSRIHQCLLREAVRIRATRSPRQHVARQLRWYDSQESVDALRALLTQDDALVSQLAEESLIVLRPAERELWERIVAGGKS